One Oryctolagus cuniculus chromosome 7, mOryCun1.1, whole genome shotgun sequence genomic window, CGAAGTCACGCAAGAGAGCAGTGGCGACGCTGGAGTCCAAGCCCAGCCAGGCTGCCTCGAGGGGCAGGCGTCTCTGGCACTGTGCTCTGTGGCTCTCTGGCGTCTTCTCTTACTGCGCCCCGACTGCAGCAGAGTCCCCAGCCCATCAGCAGACAGTGTCCTCCTGCCACGGTGGCTGCAAGTTAGCTTAATGGCTCTGATGCCCATTCCTCAATTTAAAGGAGCaaggagacagacagggacaAAGCTCCAGAAATCACCCCAATTTAAAAGAAACTGGTCAAACAGAAATCTTATGATAAAAACTTTATTGTCTTAAATATCAAATGTTTTACACACCACtttttcttcagaaagttcctattaaaaaaaaaaaaataaagtgttttgaTTATTTAGGCTGACTTACATTTCAGTATGTGACAAAAATTCAAACCCAAATACAACTAGCTCACTCAGCTGCAGACAGGTCCTATATCCAGCCCCTCAACCAACGGCACAACGCAACCAACTGTGGGATTCCTGAGTTTGGTTCCCTTAAGTTCTCAGAGTTTTCCCAACTCTTAGAACCAAAGCAAATGGTAGTGACTGCGCCACTGGCAAGCCTACTATGCCTATCAGCTTTGTTCTTCTAAGATGCAGTAGTATCAAAGCTTAAAGAAAAGCCAGAAAATCTTGCAATACATGAGCCACTGCAAGAacgaggagggaagggaagaaaggaggagctTCTGTTTGCTAAGATCTGCCAGATATGGCTATAAAACTGGTAAACAAACCCTCCTTGAGTGCAAAGGTCATTAGCCCAACTTGCCATGAAAATGAGACTTGgaacagaaatgaacaaatcaatGTCATTTTAAGTGCACAGTGGAGAAAAGCAAATTCAATCAGTATGTTGAATTGCTCTCGGTATTTTACCAAAATGATTTCAAAACAATGATCATGGGAGTAGAGAATGGACATCTAAGCGACCAGAAGGGAAGGTTTCACAGGGGGGCAGAGAACCAGAGAGCCAAGGGGCCTCCGCGGCAGGGAAGGGCAGGCCCTAGCATCAGCTCACCGAGCAGGACGACTCTGGGAACACACGCGTCTGCCTCTGGCAGGAAGTGCAGGCCTCCCTTTAGGCCCCAGATGCGTTCATTCAACACTGTGTAACACAAACTCCAGCGAGCGGAATCATCCCCATCTGACGTGCAGTTTTCCCAGGGATGAAACAGCCCAGCATACCCCTTCTCCCCACATGTGCTAATGAGAACCTTCTGATGGTACACACTCTGGTCTTAGTTTACTGGAACTTTTTACATAAAAGAAAACTCTATATAGTATTTATGCCCCTGAACCATTTCATTCCATACAATGGTGCCCTAAAACCTCGCTGTATCCTTTCACTACACGGCCCCCTAAGAGTCGCGATTACCAACCACCAATTCATCAGTAACAAACCTGTGACAGTTTTCCAACAGTAAACTTCAGAAGTCATTAACAGCATCCAGAAATCCTACTTGTATGCTTCAGGGCTTCAACTGTGGCATGTTAAATGACAAGGTGAAGAACGTCCCTCTGACGGAGCTGGCCTGAGAAGCCGGCAGAGCCTGGAATCCCTGTACCAGGCAGCCCCCTCCAGCTCCACAACCGCCGCTTGCTACGTCGGCTCCCTCTCCAGACTCGTCTTCACAGGCTGCCTCCAGCTCCTCTAAAACAGCACATCCTGCAGAGTCCTGTCCGCCCAGATGGCCAGTGTTCCAGAGCAACTGTGCTCACAGGGGATGGGAGCAGCAGCACACCCCAAACTCCTGCCCTGCACGGAAGCAGAGGCTGTCACGGCGCCATTTTCCATTTACTTGGACTTCTCTCCTCTGTACCCCTGCCACCACAAGTTGATTCCCCAATATCTGGTGTCTTCCAGCTTTTCGACCAAATGTTACAAGATTTTTGTTGGAGTCTCTAatcctgtttttttaaagaacagcttGCGGTTTGCAGCATCTGATTCCAGCGTGAGCCCGATTTTTCCCAGTCTGCTCTGAATGGGAGCCAAGGGACTCTTCTAAAACAAAAGCATACTAAAAGGCAAAACCAGGGCTTGCTTTTGAAGCTCAACTTTGTTCCATGCTTCTCTAGCAGGTGGAAGCTTTGTGGGCGCAGGATTCCAATCTGCTGTCGTGACCAGAACGCACTGGTGCCCTGCACAGGCTGCCAACATCTGATGAACGGGTCGAAGTAGCAGCAATGAGTCCTGTTCAGACTCCTGCTGCAGAGCCTTGAGGAAGTCTTAACTTcctctgaaacatttttttttggaaCCTTTGCTCTCCCTTAGTCATTAAACCACTTGACAGCACAACAAAGAATGTAATAAAACATCTACAAACCATTTTTGGTATGTGTGATGCAAAACTCATCTTGAATTCTTTgtatcaaaaaaaaacaaaaacaaaaacaaaagaactaaTGACTTGATGTAGAACCATTCTGAATCAACTCAATCAGGGTGAACCTGAGGGCCACTTTATATGCAGGCCCTCCGTTTCAAACTTCCTGACATATAGTCTCACTTCTACCCCTCACTAAAATTTGCTAACTCTGCTATCCAGAGAAACTAAGGCACAAAAGAAAATCAGGTCCATCAGAGGTTCACCCTCACTCTCCTCAGCTTATTCAGTGGATTCCTACTGACAGCTATGGAGGGACTACTGATGTGTACGACCTGAGCCGTGACTTTACACTGCCAGCTCTCAAGGACGGGCTCTGAGTTCAATCTGTTGTAAAGAGGAACAGACATTGTCAGGGAAAAGGctattttttcatacatttattatagaaaCTGAAAGGTGACATTCACCTTCCAAGAAGGGAAACTCCTGAAAACCCTTTGTGTCTTCCTAGCTCAGTCACAGTCCACACTAAGCCATCAGTTCCCAAGAAGAAACTCGGCTTCTTGGTGAGTCCTCGTCCTGGACAATGCAAAGTCTGGTCAGCTTTCCTTAAGATGCATCACCAGTGCTAAGTCTGAACTGGGTGGCGATTCTGTCATCCCACACCCCCTCGCCTCAGCCAAGAGGCAGGCGGATGCACTGCTCACTCTCCCAGCCCGCTATCTGCAAGCtgctctgtgacacagtgggATGAAAGCCACCATTAAGCTGGTATGTCTGTAGGTACAAAAACTGTTCACTTTTTGACCTACCTAAAATTAGCTGGATGTCAACCACACGTATGAGACTGCtttacatgtctgtgtgtgtatacacagacaTGACCTATCTACATGTGTATGGCTTTCACCAGAGAAGGGAAGCTTACTAGGAAGGCAGGAAGGTTCCACACTCACTGGTTATAGTCAGTGACAAGTCTCCGACTTCTATGCACCCTCTTGCTACTAAAACGCTTTGGGGAAACACAGGGGGCTGTGTCTCCCTTTGGTGCATATGGAGAAGTCTCAAAGCATCACAGATGTCAAAGTGGAAGAGTCTGAACACACACATGCTCAACACCTACCCAGCCACCCTTGCCAGCAACCGGTTCTACGACATGGAGAGCCAATGCCCAAAGAGTAAAGGTTACTGTCTGTCCACAGGCCTCAAGAGGTGCCACTAGAAACGTCCTGTGACAGAGCCGGTGAGCAGAAACTGATGGGCCAGCTACAGCTGTCACCGAGCACAGCCCTGCTCACAGGAGCCGGCTGATGGCCAGTCCTCCCCTCTCTGGTGAACACACAGAGACCACCCTTGGAGGGATGTGCTGACTGTAGAGCTGCCCAATATTGGTTAAGGTAAAGGAGGTGTCCAGTGCTGGTGCTGCCTGGCTGTTACCACTCCTTTGGGCAAACACAGGAATTCATGATGATCTGACCTTGTCTTAGAAGTTGATCTGAAATTTCTGTATCTCTGGGGTTCTTAAAGTGCTAAATGCTAATGAAAACTGACAATGAAGATGGACTGTATAATGTTCCTTAATAGTCTGTGTTCCAGAACTGCTAAATTTAAGTCATTCAGAATCCTAATGATGTcaacttttataaaaattgacagaaaaataagaaatttaaaaatcaaaagacattacagagtgaaaaaaaaaaaaaaaaaaacgaaagaaaAGGGGACAGGGGTATTTGGCAAGTGGGTTAAGCTCATTCAAAGTATCCCTATCAAGAGTAAGTGTTAAAGGCCTATTCAACTTTCTCCTAAAAATATACAGACATATATGAAAAGCTATTGTGATGAAATCGTCTCCAGACTGACACTATATATCCCACTGGGACTGCTTCCCAAATCTCCACATTTGGGAAACCTGAGAACTCAGTGGCCATGCAGCTGAACAGAGCGCCACAGTGTGCTCTGCTCACACAGAAAATGGTGGGGGCCTTCTTCACACAGGCGGCCTTTCTGGAACAGTCTGTCATGGGTAActtcctcctcccccaaccccccaccccaccccaaggcTCCCAATACTTTTAAGCTCTAAAACACATTCCCAAACCACCACCCATAAAGCAAGTACAGGGTCCCATTGCATTGCTACTAGATTTTGCTTCAATCATAGCACCAACTACTTAATTACAATCACAGCTCTAAGAATCagtggacagaaatcctgtaagcagttTCCTAGTGCATCTTACATCTTTGGTGTAGGACAGGCAAAAGGGTCTATAACGTGTGATTGTCTAAAAGAACATCTGAAAGACAACCTGGCCAAGCTGCTGCTCCGAGCGCCCTCTGGAAAGCAGGGGGCAGCGGCTCTCTCCCTCAACCTGTTCCTAACGTCACAAAGGTCACGACAACGCGATGGCGCTTCCCACCACACCACTGAAGTCTcacagcacacatgcacacaccagaGCCAAAGGAGACAGAAACTGCATCGGGGGACAGGAACAGCCTCTAAATGCCCCTACATCGAAGCCTCACAAACTCCTGAGATATGAGCCTCCGCTGCGACTGCGCTCAATGAGTTGAACTCCGACGCAAAGAACAAGCTTTCAAAGAGACCTTAGACAAAATCACGGAAGTTCAAAAATTATTCTTTCGAAACATGCTGCAAATTAtaacctggagtcaggaattaTTCTCAAAACTCAGGTTTCTGATTCTCACTAGGTACTTAGGAGGGCAGTTTATTCTTTTCAAGGAAGAATCACTAAAATCTCTCCAGCAGGGTTATTGCACAGTGGGGCCCCCAGGATAAGGATTTCCAAGGGCTAGTCCTTGTATAAAAAAAGGCCACAATAAATACATCTGTACAGTGTGCCCCACTCTAACTCGACATGGTAAACACAGATACGATGAATcttgctttaaaaagaaactccTGAGGAAAGAAAAGGATGAGAAAACTCTACCAAGGCCACTTGCACCAGAAACTGCAATCGCCTCTCACTGCCATGACGGCCACTCACCAGCCAGGCTGACCATCCCGAGAACCAAGATGAACCAGTGACACGGCTGCACACCTCAGTACTTCACTCAAATCGCAGCTCACAGCAAGCTTTTGAAGAGCCTCCCAGGCAAGTTCAGAAAGCAATCAACTGCAGTCCATCATTACTGACTGAGGAGTGACCAGCGAGAAGCTAGCAAACTCAATCTCTAATGAATCCCAGTGTCTTGGCCGTGAACTCTCACTCACAGTTCTCAAGACATTTGGAAATGGAATTACAGGTTCTCCTCCCGCCCCCATCACCTTTTTAAAATCAGGGTAGCACCACGTTTCACTCTGACGTTAATTTCCCCACTACATCCCCCTCAAGGTAAAAAAGATATTTGGCAATCAATCCATGCAGCAGCCTGCGATGCACAAAGCAGCCCAAGTTTTAAACCCTCCCCGATCACCCTATTAAAATGCCAAATCCTAAGCAACAGATAAAAACCATACCGCTCTGAGAGATAGTATTCAATTATTCTTCAACTTCCTGTAATAATTAATGAATCACAATACATACAGCACTGGGTATAATTCCAAACACCCAACTATGACTGAGTCAGCAAGCCACTCCTTGCCTATGGCAGACACACAAGCAGCGTTTTTAGCTACGTGGGTGGCGGGGTTTCTCAtggcttctgcctttcaaagcatTCACTCTCATTCTAAAATGGTATGCTATACACAAAACCATCCATTTTATTCCAGAATACATCATCTTAATGAGAATAAAAAGCTTCTGTATGCACATACTGCCAATACATTTAAAAAGGTTCAAATTTTAACAAGTAGAAGACAAATTCATCAGACAAGAGATCATAAATTACTTTGGccgaaaaaaatctttaaaaaaaaaaatctggctcaACATTCTGCTTGCAGGTTTCTACACATACTGTATatgtggtgagtgtgtgtgtgtgtgtgtgtgtgtgtgtgttatgtgtgtataGAAAGAGCATTTTTTAAGGGAATGGAGTACGGTCTAGCCCACCTTCCACAGTTACGTAGGGACTACAATGTTCTTTGCTAGCAAAACAAGAAGTGCAAGGTCTGCATTTCCACCGACTCGATGCAAAGCCCCAAGAGCTTCCTGCAAAGTGAAGCCGGCACGGAGAATCCGGTCAATATCAGCAGCAGGAAAGCCTAGTGGTGGGAGAATGCAGGGACCTGACGAGTGGCTGGGAGGTGCTTCAACTTCAAGAGATGGTCGTGCAGCGTCACGACAGACGTCTTCTCTGGTCGCAGGCCTGTCTGGTGCTGGGTTCTGTGTGCCCTGACCCAAGTCTTTAACCAGCAAAGACTTAGTCTGCTCACAAGTCTGACTGAGAGCATCCCCCTCACCTGTTAAAAGTCTGGGTGAAATTTCCACACCTAAGATGCGGTGTGATTGATTAGATGTTTCAGCTGAGGTTACAGTGACAGAACGGCTCTCGTGCACCGAGCCCCTGGATCTGGGGGCACCGTGATCAGTTGACAGGCCACCGCCtggaccctggaaggtagcattTTCTCCATCTTCTATTCTGGTGTCAGGTGAAGCGTCTGTTAATTTTTCTGTCTTCACGCATACAGGTATGGCATGCGACACCTGTGGCCGCTCCTCATCCTGGGTACGACGCTCACTTTCGGTCCATCTTTCAGAAGGGTTAACACGCGTCTGCCCCCAAGCTGTTCCTTCTGATTGACACGTAACTTCTTCATACGCAGCTTCTGAAGCTGGTTTACTACTAATGACCAAAAGTTCATGAAGCTCTTTCAAGGCTGTGGTTATAGACGAACAAGATTCTTCTGCGGACTCTGCAGGGGGCTGACTGCTGCCGCAGACACTCGAGGAGGAGGCCCGGCCGCCGTATGCTCTGTCTGTCCCAGGCATCTCCACACTACCTTCTGGGGGCTGCAGATCCTGAATGGGGATGGAACCATTCAGGATCTCAGACGAAGGGCTGCACGTTGGTGGCTCTACTTCCATCAGGGGATTCCCTAAAGTGAGACCAGACGCGCTGCCGTTCCCGACACTGGAACTCAGCACAGCAACCAGCGACTGTTCGGCTGCATCCACTTCCATAAGCGTTTCTGAGTCCGGGCGGCCACAGCGTCCTGAAGGGAGAGCACCCTTCCCTGGATCTGGAAGACCCGCGTCCTGCTGCAGACGACCGCCTCTCATCGTGGCTTCCCGGTCAGCAACTTCGtgtttctgctgcctttccccgGGAAGTTCAAGGTCCCCTGTGTCACTCGGAGCGTCCCGAGGGCCCGCCTCATGCCGCGCGTTCTCTGGTTCTTGGTGCTGCTGGAGGTCGTTCACTTGACTCGGGTTCTGATTTTCTGGATGCCAACCCTCTTCACCTGCAAACATTTGTGGTTCATGCATCCTGGTAGTCGTGATGGATAAATTCACTTCCTGTCGCGTGTGGAGATGAAATCGGAGGCCCTGGGTGCGTCTTTCGGCAGATGCCTCCAGGCTATCGGCAACACCTGCTGCTTCAGATGAATGCCGCAAAGGCATAGCTGAGCTCGGGGCTGCGGCAGCAGCACAGGGAGAATGGCCCTGGAGAGGAAGGCGGTCTGTCTGCTTAGAGTTTATCTGGAATCCGTCTGAAGCCTCCAAGGCCGTCACAGCTTCAGGTTCAGTGCTATCTGGGTTATCGGGCTTGACAGGGCAGACTGAAGCAGATACAGAGCGAGCAAGACTCGTGGGGTTCCCAGCCTCAGGACTCTGTCCTGAAGAATGGGCTGGATGGTCAGATCCATCTAAGGGTGGTGAGGACGACATTCCCAGTGAGGTAGATTCTTTACCACTTTTCTCTATACAGAACAAAAGGGAAAGGGAGATCAATCAGCACATAAAAAGGGCCACTGCATTTCCAGGGGATACAAGTCTAAACAGGacagaataaatgaaatcagGCCCTTAATCTCAGGATCCTCTCACAGAGacaattaaaaatgtgaaagaattcTTTCCCACGTGGCAGATGTTTAAGAGGTACATGGCTGGGCTAGTGCGCGGGACTGCAGAACACCCGCGGCTCTTTACTCTGAACTCATCGATAGTTTCTCCTCGAGTGCTTTGTCCACCACTTGCCCTAAAATAATGTGGGATGTTTGTTAAGTGTGCATCCTGGGGGGTAAATCTACTTTTCATTTGCAATAAGCTCCTGTGCGATCGAGAATCTTTGAGTAGGATGCTTCCCACATCAATGCACTTTTCATGTTTCAAATGAGAACACTCAAATTAAGAGAGGTCTAAAACTTGGAATTTGAGAATTTACATGATGCTCAGGGGCTTCCAGAAGACAAAGAAGCAAACACGATTCTACCTCTGATTAgagagtcaaccagtgaatgcgatgtctctgtgcctctgcctccaaataaataaagtaaataaaggaCTATCAGTTACCACATGAATAGAGTCCAACTATGTTAAGAACAGTTATGTTCTTCAAGGGGACCTGGTGGAGTAGTGGACAGACAGTTCATAACAGTTGTTCAACAGGCAGTGACTATCTAAGTTAACTGCACTTAAGGAACACTCAGATAAGGTGACAGGCCTAGCCATCAGCTCATgcggggccagcattgaggcgcagtggggtaagccaccacttgcagcacaggcattccatatgggcgccagttcaagtcctggtgctccgcttctgatcgACCTCCTTGCtcacgtgcctaggaaagcagggagggtggcccaagtgcttgggtccgtgcacccgtgtgggagacccctcagaagctcctggctttggcctggcccaacctcagccattacagtcattcggggaatgaacctgtggatggaagacatctctctctgtaattcttatatatatataaatcttaacaacaacaacaaaaaaaatcagctcaTTGTGAACAGCTAACCGTATCTTTAAACATCAgttccaattttctttttcccattcatCCAGTTAAAATAAGCTTCAATGCATTTGTTGTAAGACTGAACTCAAAGCCAGGGTGGGAGTTTTGACACAGaagttgctgcttggggtgcccgtgtcccatatgggagtgcctggctcgagtcccagtcactctgcttacaatccagctgtctgctagtgCTCCCTGGGCAGCAGCGGCTGATGGCtgaggtacttgggtccctgcaacccatgtgggagagccagagggagtTCTgaactccttgctttggcctagtACAAGCCTGGTGGTTGCAGGgatcttgggagtaaaccagcagaaggaagacctattgtctctctgcctttcaaataaaatgaaaataaaaaaattttaaaagtccaaAGGCTGGTAACAAAGATGACTTCACAAGACAATCTTTTTGGGCAGGTGCAACTCAACCTTTGGAATGAACATTAGCAGTAAGCAGGAAAACAACATTTGCCTCAGTCTGAACCATCTCCACTAGAATCTAGAAACACAGGTATTACCAGTCTCTAAGGCTGACTCTGGAAGAGGTTCGATTTTGAACTAACGCAAACAGAAAAAACTGCACTGTAGTGACATACCCATGCTGGTAACACAGAGGAGGATGAGAAAGGCCTCTGGCACTGCTATGCACTGATAAACAACCAGGGAAGGTCAAGGTGAACAGGGCTCAATGGGTTTGTACTCATTAGAAAAGCAGCACAGGCCTCCGGTAGTGGACACGGTCAGATTCACTGTCCTAAGAGCTACGTGGAGGGGGGACTGGGTCAGTACTACCTGACAGCAGAAGAGGATGAGAATGGGTATCAAGAACAATCAAACTAGGCCTATTTTAACCCATCCTtaccaggagagagaaagaagaaattaaatgctATGTATCTGATTACAACCAGCCTGCAACCCCCTGTAAAACCTAGGGCTGCCAGTTTAGCAGCTAACATTTCCTCCTGATCTGTCAGCTGACAGCCTCAGGATGCCATGTGTCATATTTACACCgcagggaaatggaaatgaagaGCCTCCCATGGAGAATCTGTCAAGCCAGGGACACAGGGAGAAAGCAAAGACTCAGCTCCTGTTGCAAGAATAAAGTGCAAGTCTTGCCTATGTTACAGGCTCTGTGATCCTGGTCAAGTTGaagtttccatttctttctcaacACAATGAAAATTTCTTCTTCCCCCTACCCCTCAAAACTCCAGGTGGTCACACACAACAATGTGAAAAAAAGAGCTCTTAGTTTTTCAGAGGAAAGGAATTCCTAAAATGCATTACAAAAAAAGTTACTTCCAACAACAAAGGGCTGTGATAGAACAGATACGGCAGAGTTAATGGAGGCTGTCTTTGCTGAAATTCCCTGCCCCGTTCTTATAATTCATACAGTTTTAAACAGGAATCTACTCTTAGGTAAGCATGTATGCCAACATACAAATGCACGCGCAGGCTGGTTGTAACCAGATCACACGAGGTGGAATGCATGACAGAAGCCAACTTCCAAGACTGCTGCAGTACAGACAAGTTCAGACTGCGGATGACACTGGACGAAGGCTGAACGTGGCGTCTATAAATACCTGGTCTGGGGCCCACTCCagctgcagcacacacacactacatgcaTCATGGCTTCTGACGCTCTGTTTGAATTAGGAAACAGACAAGCAAACTTGGGTTAACAACGCAAACCACACAGCATGCAGGGTTATAGTTTCCATTCCTTTGCCATTTTAAAATCGGGAACTCATGGAGTCAGTTGGGGGAATGCTCCTCTGGTCTGGACATCGGAAAGATCTGCTGGTTGCTTCAGTACTCCCACAATACATAGGCTATGTCAACTGCAACACATTTTTAACAGAACTTGGAAAGAAATGAATTTTACCCATTTACTCAGAGAATTCAAGGGCAAACGCGCACAACAGGTGAAAAAAGTAGACCCATCGAATGGAATTAGCTATGAAACCCTGTTAGGGAGTAAAAGTGAGAACACGTGGAATGGTCACTTTCCAAATTTCTCTCAGTTGAGATTCATTTTTAGAATCAAACAAACCGAACCTCCTTCAATTCTATCCTGACTTATCTTCTTTGCCTTCTTATCAATTTTCAAAGTCTGTCAGATGTAGCACCTAATTTCTCAACTGCGAGAAAAGATGAAGATATTTTGAGTAAAATATCTGCCACAGAAGTGATTCTTAGCAACACCTTCACCTACTGTGTCCAGAGTCTGACTGCCAACGATGCCGGGAAGCAGCACTTCCAAGAAACAGCACGTGATCCGCAGCTGCTTTCCGGGACTCGGCATGCCGTCCCTGTCGGCAGGGGGTGTTCCGGGGAAGCCGCCCCTTTTCATCCTCGGGCACTGGAACACCCTCGTCACTGAGCCTGGAAGCCTCTGGGGTATCTTT contains:
- the RSC1A1 gene encoding regulatory solute carrier protein family 1 member 1 (The RefSeq protein has 5 substitutions compared to this genomic sequence) produces the protein MSSSPPLDGSDHPAHSSGQSPEAGNPTSLARSVSASVCPVKPDNPDSTEPEAVTALEASDGFQINSKQTDRLPLQGHSPCAAAAAPSSAMPLRHSSEAAGVADSLEASAERRTQGLRFHLHTRQEVNLSITTTRMHEPQMFAGEEGWHPENQNPSQVNDLQQHQEPENARHEAGPRDAPSDTGDLELPGERQQKHEVADREATMRGGRLQQDAGLPDPGKGALPSGHCGRPDSETLMEVDAAEQSLVAVLSSSVGNGSASGLTLGNPLMEVELPTCSPSSEILNGSIPIQDLQPPEGSVEMPGTDRAYGGRASSSSVCGSSQPPAESAEESCSSITTALKELHELLVISSKPASEAAYEEVTCQSEGTAWGQTRVNPSERWTESERRTQDEDRPQVSHAIPECVKTEKLTDASPDTRIEDGENATFQGPGGGLSTDHGAPRSRGSVHESRSVTVTSAETSNQSHRTLGVEISPRLLTGEGDALSQTCEQTKSLLVKDLGQGTQNPAPDRPATREDVCRDAARPSLEVEAPPSHSSGPCILPPLGFPAADIDRILRAGFTLQEALGALHRVGGNADLALLVLLAKNIVVPT